In Miscanthus floridulus cultivar M001 unplaced genomic scaffold, ASM1932011v1 os_2496_1_2, whole genome shotgun sequence, a genomic segment contains:
- the LOC136535068 gene encoding obtusifoliol 14-alpha demethylase-like — protein sequence MDLTTIHVAACLTIALLFLITTKMIILQRKNLNKKGPALPPVVSVASLIALLPTLLTRGLPTVIHGLHAKLGTVFTISLFGVKKVTFLVGPEATAHFFHGSESEIRQSNIYEFSVPVVGRGVMYDVDLTTRSRQISFCTDAIKSMNLRSHVDAVVQEVEDYFAQWGQHGVVDLKHEIWHLILAIANRCLLGKHIRDNMFDQVATLLNELFDNTSSMISFFFPYLPIPQHRRRDKARSKLGEIIHEVVRTRRSSGLAENDVLQRLVDSNYINGRPLTESEIAGLLVGMVFAGQHTTSSAGIWTGACLLSDGGRDHLAAAVEEQREIVGRHGERLDYDILEEMVTLHCCIKEALRLHPPAMMLFRHASKGFNVRSTEGDVYGIPKGHTLVTCMAVSNTLPYIYKDPHVYDPSRFGPEREEDKVGGSKFSYMSFGTGRHACHGKDYAYMQIKAIWSHLLRNFDLELVSPFPEEAWEKLVPEPRGKVMVSYRRRVCSA from the exons ATGGATTTAACAACCATCCATGTGGCAGCATGTCTCACCATAGCTCTTTTGTTTCTGATCACCACTAAAATGATCATCCTACAAAGAAAAAATCTGAACAAAAAAGGGCCAGCACTTCCACCCGTTGTGAGTGTCGCTTCACTGATTGCTCTTCTACCTACACTCCTAACCAGGGGTCTCCCCACCGTGATCCATGGCCTACACGCAAAGCTGGGCACCGTGTTCACGATAAGCCTGTTTGGGGTGAAGAAGGTGACCTTTCTGGTTGGGCCAGAGGCCACAGCTCACTTCTTCCACGGCTCAGAGTCTGAGATCAGACAGTCGAATATCTACGAATTCAGTGTGCCCGTTGTTGGCCGAGGGGTTATGTATGATGTGGACTTGACTACGAGGAGCAGGCAGATCAGCTTCTGCACCGACGCGATAAAGTCGATGAACTTGAGAAGCCATGTTGATGCTGTGGTTCAAGAGGTGGAG GATTACTTTGCACAATGGGGGCAACATGGCGTTGTTGATCTAAAGCATGAGATTTGGCACTTGATCCTTGCCATCGCAAATCGGTGCTTGCTCGGAAAGCATATCCGAGACAACATGTTCGACCAAGTAGCCACACTCCTCAACGAACTCTTCGACAACACCTCCTCCATGATCAGCTTCTTTTTCCCATACCTCCCTATCCCGCAGCACCGCCGGCGTGACAAGGCACGCTCTAAACTTGGGGAGATTATCCACGAGGTGGTGAGAACACGCAGGAGCTCAGGCCTAGCCGAGAACGACGTGCTGCAGAGACTTGTAGACTCCAACTACATCAATGGTCGGCCCTTGACCGAGAGTGAGATCGCCGGGCTACTAGTCGGCATGGTGTTCGCAGGGCAGCACACCACCTCCAGCGCCGGCATCTGGACAGGAGCTTGCCTGCTCAGTGACGGTGGAAGAGACCACCTGGCGGCTGCTGTGGAAGAGCAGAGAGAGATCGTCGGTCGGCATGGGGAGCGCCTGGACTACGACATCTTGGAGGAGATGGTCACCTTGCATTGCTGCATCAAGGAGGCGCTGAGGCTGCACCCTCCAGCAATGATGTTGTTCCGTCACGCGAGCAAGGGCTTCAACGTGCGGTCAACAGAAGGCGACGTATATGGAATCCCTAAAGGACATACCTTGGTGACATGTATGGCAGTCAGCAACACCCTGCCATACATCTACAAGGATCCGCATGTGTATGATCCAAGTAGGTTTGGTCCGGAGAGAGAGGAGGACAAAGTTGGCGGCAGCAAGTTCTCCTACATGTCGTTCGGCACCGGTAGGCATGCTTGCCATGGGAAGGACTATGCTTACATGCAAATCAAGGCGATATGGAGCCATTTGCTGAGAAACTTTGACCTCGAATTGGTCTCCCCTTTTCCGGAGGAAGCATGGGAGAAGCTTGTTCCAGAGCCTAGAGGTAAAGTGATGGTTAGTTACAGGAGACGGGTGTGTTCTGCATGA